A part of Saccharomonospora amisosensis genomic DNA contains:
- a CDS encoding Rv1681 family radical SAM protein has product MVVILDLVQRIGAVAEGDTVTVPLDPAQAGTVAAWCAHTGNELLGISGGVATVRRGRAPDPIAELAPQRRPGVRLWLYTNFDCNLSCDYCCVRSSPRAPRRELGADRVRRLASEAANAGVSELLLTGGEPFLLPDIDELVAHCTAVLPTTLLTNGMLWRGSRLAALRRMTRGRLTLQVSLDSAEPEPHDHHRGRGSWQRAVAGIRLALAEGFRVRVAATLPPQRLRFQQPLHAFLDDLGIPRHDQVIRPLARRGVADSGVELTMESLIPEVTVTAEGVYWHPVGADHDDQLVTTELFPIGAAIELVRTRFAQHRSRADAAARWFPRA; this is encoded by the coding sequence GTGGTGGTGATCCTTGACCTGGTGCAGCGCATCGGCGCGGTGGCCGAAGGCGACACCGTCACGGTGCCACTCGACCCGGCGCAGGCCGGCACCGTCGCGGCGTGGTGCGCGCACACGGGCAACGAGTTGCTCGGCATCAGCGGTGGCGTCGCCACCGTGCGCCGCGGCCGGGCGCCGGACCCCATCGCCGAGCTGGCTCCGCAGCGACGGCCAGGGGTGCGGTTGTGGCTCTACACCAACTTCGACTGCAACCTGTCCTGCGACTACTGCTGCGTCCGGTCCTCGCCGCGAGCTCCGAGGCGGGAACTGGGAGCCGACCGGGTGCGCAGGCTGGCGAGTGAGGCGGCGAACGCGGGCGTGAGCGAACTGCTGCTCACCGGAGGTGAGCCGTTCCTGCTGCCCGATATCGACGAGCTGGTGGCGCACTGCACGGCGGTGCTGCCGACGACGTTGCTCACCAACGGGATGCTGTGGCGAGGCAGCAGGCTCGCCGCGCTGCGGCGGATGACGCGCGGCCGGTTGACGCTGCAGGTCAGCCTCGACTCGGCTGAACCAGAGCCGCACGACCACCATCGTGGTCGCGGTTCCTGGCAGCGAGCCGTTGCCGGAATCCGGCTCGCGCTCGCCGAGGGGTTTCGGGTTCGCGTCGCGGCGACGCTGCCGCCGCAGCGGCTGCGTTTCCAACAGCCGCTGCACGCGTTTCTCGACGACCTCGGGATTCCAAGGCACGACCAGGTGATCCGGCCACTCGCGCGGCGCGGGGTTGCCGACAGCGGCGTCGAGTTGACGATGGAGTCGCTGATTCCCGAGGTGACCGTCACCGCCGAAGGGGTGTACTGGCATCCGGTGGGCGCCGACCACGACGACCAACTCGTCACCACCGAGTTGTTCCCGATCGGAGCCGCCATCGAGCTGGTGCGTACCAGGTTCGCCCAGCACCGGTCGCGTGCCGACGCCGCTGCCAGGTGGTTCCCGCGCGCGTGA
- the efeB gene encoding iron uptake transporter deferrochelatase/peroxidase subunit: MAGLSRRRLLGLTGAGAALAGTGAAGGLAAKRWLLTEPGDQPQELTTTVPFEGAHQAGIVTPAQDHLHFVAFDVTTSDRGDLVELLREWTRAARRMTRGLETEGGGAVGGSPYAPPADTGEALGLPASALTLTIGFGPSLFDERFGLRERKPAALADLPPFPRDDLDPARCGGDLCVQACANDPQVAVHAVRNLARIGFGKVAVRWSQLGFGRTSSTSRAQQTPRNLFGFKDGTNNLKAEDTQALDEHVWVRPGDGPDWLVGGTYLVARRIRMHIETWDRTSLGEQEQLIGRAKGSGAPLGQAAEFDQVDLHVKGTDGEPMIPHNAHIRLASPDSLGGVRILRRGYNFTDGSDGLGHLDAGLFFICFNRDSREQFVPMQRALATGDPMMEYLEHTGSAIFACPPGVSHGGYWGEQLFG; this comes from the coding sequence ATGGCGGGCCTGTCGCGGCGGCGCCTGCTCGGACTCACCGGGGCAGGCGCCGCGCTCGCCGGAACCGGGGCGGCGGGCGGGTTGGCGGCGAAGCGCTGGCTGCTCACCGAGCCGGGCGATCAACCGCAGGAGCTCACCACCACCGTGCCGTTCGAAGGTGCCCATCAAGCGGGCATCGTCACCCCGGCGCAGGATCACCTGCACTTCGTCGCCTTCGATGTCACCACCTCCGACCGCGGCGACCTCGTGGAGCTGCTGCGGGAGTGGACTCGTGCGGCACGCCGAATGACCCGCGGACTGGAAACGGAGGGCGGCGGCGCGGTGGGCGGCTCGCCGTACGCACCGCCCGCCGACACCGGCGAGGCTCTCGGCCTTCCCGCGTCCGCGCTGACCCTCACCATCGGCTTCGGCCCCTCGCTGTTCGACGAGCGGTTCGGCCTGCGCGAGCGCAAACCCGCCGCGTTGGCCGACCTGCCGCCGTTCCCGCGTGATGACCTGGACCCTGCGCGCTGCGGTGGCGATCTGTGCGTGCAGGCCTGCGCCAACGACCCGCAGGTGGCGGTGCACGCGGTGCGCAACCTGGCACGGATCGGCTTCGGCAAGGTGGCGGTGCGCTGGTCGCAGCTGGGGTTCGGGCGCACCTCGTCCACCAGCCGCGCCCAGCAGACACCGCGCAACCTGTTCGGCTTCAAGGACGGCACCAACAACCTCAAGGCCGAGGACACCCAGGCCCTCGACGAGCACGTCTGGGTGCGCCCCGGCGACGGCCCCGACTGGCTGGTGGGCGGAACCTACCTCGTCGCCCGGCGCATCCGGATGCACATCGAGACCTGGGACCGCACGTCGCTGGGCGAGCAGGAACAACTCATCGGCCGCGCGAAGGGCAGCGGCGCCCCGCTCGGCCAGGCCGCCGAGTTCGACCAGGTCGACCTCCACGTCAAGGGCACGGACGGCGAACCGATGATCCCGCACAACGCACACATCCGGTTGGCCTCACCCGACTCGCTCGGCGGCGTGCGCATCCTGCGCCGCGGCTACAACTTCACCGACGGCTCCGACGGCCTCGGCCATCTCGACGCGGGTTTGTTCTTCATCTGCTTCAACCGGGACAGCCGCGAGCAGTTCGTGCCGATGCAACGTGCGCTGGCCACCGGGGACCCGATGATGGAGTACCTCGAGCACACCGGGTCGGCGATCTTCGCCTGCCCGCCCGGTGTGAGCCACGGCGGCTACTGGGGCGAGCAGCTGTTCGGCTGA
- a CDS encoding phage holin family protein: protein MPDRQPGDRVSEVFSEQVGALARDEPRDALREPRAKAGQAGIGGALIVFACVLALYAGAAFVAGIGLALSGVLPSWLAAVFTGLALSGRGRACRLRGADRIRRAAPPVPEQALSGVRSGGEAAGRAAREQ, encoded by the coding sequence ATGCCGGACAGGCAGCCAGGCGACCGGGTGAGTGAGGTTTTTTCTGAGCAGGTCGGCGCGCTCGCGCGCGACGAGCCGCGGGACGCGTTGCGGGAACCGCGCGCCAAGGCCGGGCAGGCGGGGATCGGCGGAGCGCTCATCGTGTTCGCCTGCGTGCTCGCCCTTTACGCGGGGGCCGCGTTCGTCGCCGGAATCGGCCTCGCGTTGAGCGGGGTGCTGCCGTCCTGGCTTGCGGCGGTGTTCACCGGGCTGGCGCTTTCGGGTCGTGGCCGCGCTTGCCGCCTGCGCGGTGCCGACCGGATTCGTCGGGCAGCTCCCCCGGTGCCGGAGCAGGCGCTGTCCGGCGTCCGCAGCGGCGGCGAAGCGGCGGGTAGGGCAGCCCGCGAGCAGTGA
- a CDS encoding DoxX family protein, which translates to MSVRVGQPVGTGLPSRVLTAVVRVGVALLWVQNAAWKVPPDFGEDSNGGLYHFTRFAVDRPVWGPYAWFAEHVVLPNFALFGWVTLVVEAGLGAFLLVGLATRLWAAIGVGQSVVITLSVLNAPHEWHWSYYLMILAHLALFATAAGRCFGVDAVLRPALGESSAARMLRRLT; encoded by the coding sequence ATGAGTGTCCGGGTCGGACAACCGGTCGGCACGGGGCTGCCGTCACGAGTGCTCACTGCCGTGGTGCGGGTGGGTGTGGCGCTGCTGTGGGTGCAGAACGCGGCGTGGAAGGTGCCACCGGACTTCGGTGAGGACAGCAACGGCGGGCTCTACCACTTCACCCGGTTCGCCGTCGATCGACCGGTATGGGGACCCTACGCCTGGTTCGCCGAACACGTCGTGCTGCCCAACTTCGCCTTGTTCGGTTGGGTGACCCTTGTCGTGGAGGCGGGGCTGGGGGCGTTCCTCCTGGTGGGCCTCGCGACCCGGCTGTGGGCGGCGATCGGGGTCGGTCAGTCCGTTGTGATCACGCTGTCCGTGCTCAACGCACCGCACGAGTGGCACTGGTCCTACTACCTGATGATCCTGGCCCACCTCGCGCTGTTCGCCACCGCCGCTGGCCGCTGCTTCGGGGTGGACGCCGTGTTGCGCCCCGCGCTCGGCGAAAGCAGCGCGGCGCGAATGCTGAGGAGGCTGACATGA
- a CDS encoding rhomboid family intramembrane serine protease: MNDGPTSGQVLGARDAESLVADARRALWVMVSFVAVLWIVQVVNWANDYRLSLEYGILARDVDSLPTVLSSPFLHFSWGHIESNSGPLFVFGFLAALRGVRKFLGVTALIVLVSGLGAWLTHPPGTVGAGASGVVLGYFGYILVRGLFDRRGVDIVVGLVMALCFAYQFSVLVPGEAGISWQAHLFGFLGGVLGGWVFRDRRAKTAPTEVAAAPPAARAETEPAPPQQPTVHKADDAVGRPDA; the protein is encoded by the coding sequence ATGAACGACGGCCCGACGAGTGGTCAGGTGCTGGGTGCCAGGGACGCGGAGTCGTTGGTGGCCGACGCGCGCCGCGCGCTGTGGGTCATGGTCTCCTTCGTCGCGGTGCTGTGGATCGTGCAGGTTGTCAACTGGGCCAACGATTACCGGCTCAGCCTCGAGTACGGCATCCTCGCGCGGGACGTCGACTCGCTACCCACCGTTCTCAGCTCACCGTTCCTGCACTTCAGCTGGGGACATATCGAGAGCAACTCGGGTCCGCTGTTCGTGTTCGGTTTTCTCGCCGCGCTGCGGGGTGTGCGCAAGTTCCTCGGCGTGACCGCGCTGATCGTCCTCGTCAGCGGCCTCGGTGCCTGGCTGACCCATCCGCCCGGCACCGTGGGGGCCGGCGCGAGCGGTGTCGTGCTCGGCTACTTCGGCTATATCCTCGTGCGCGGCCTGTTCGACAGGCGTGGCGTGGACATCGTCGTCGGGCTGGTGATGGCGCTGTGTTTCGCCTACCAGTTCTCTGTCCTTGTGCCCGGCGAGGCAGGCATCAGCTGGCAGGCGCACCTGTTCGGCTTCCTCGGCGGGGTACTCGGCGGCTGGGTTTTCCGTGACCGTCGTGCCAAGACCGCACCCACCGAGGTGGCCGCGGCCCCACCCGCCGCGCGCGCCGAAACCGAACCGGCACCACCTCAGCAACCGACCGTCCACAAAGCTGACGACGCGGTCGGTCGGCCGGACGCGTAG
- a CDS encoding YkvA family protein, whose amino-acid sequence MTDFWWGPLVVSAAALVVVWLALVVALVVANPRGRSLSEAMRLLPDLLRLVRRLATDRELPLGVRLRLWLLLAYLALPIDLVPDFIPVLGHADDAIVVTVVLRSTARRAGSPALARHWPGTAAGFSTLCRLTGLKEP is encoded by the coding sequence ATGACGGACTTTTGGTGGGGACCGCTGGTCGTCTCGGCGGCGGCCCTCGTGGTGGTGTGGCTGGCGCTGGTGGTGGCGCTGGTGGTCGCGAACCCGCGCGGGCGGTCGCTGAGCGAGGCCATGCGGCTGCTGCCCGACCTGCTGCGGCTGGTGCGCAGGCTCGCGACAGACCGCGAGTTGCCGCTGGGAGTGCGGTTGCGACTGTGGCTGCTGCTGGCCTACCTCGCGCTGCCGATCGACCTGGTGCCCGATTTCATCCCGGTGCTCGGCCACGCCGACGACGCGATCGTTGTCACCGTGGTGCTGCGTTCCACCGCGCGAAGGGCGGGCTCACCGGCGCTTGCGCGGCACTGGCCGGGCACCGCGGCCGGGTTCTCCACGCTGTGCAGGCTCACCGGACTGAAGGAACCGTGA
- a CDS encoding Rv1680 family SBP-like protein, which translates to MNEPLVVGAVAYTSNVVTIWEGLRDYFAASPAPMDFVLFSNYASQVRALLDGTIDVAWNTNLAWVRTVGRTEGACRALAMRDTDAVFQSLFVARPGSGLAGLADLNGRRLALGSRDSAQAAILPVHYLSEAGLDVRDVELLRNDSDVGKHGDTGRSELDALRAVLDDRADAAVVGGNTWEAIGRERLMPGAFEVFWESPTYSHCNFTALPHVGEERTRPWVEWLFAMDWDNPDHRPILELEGLRRWIPPRLEGYESLFAAVRAQGVPQWW; encoded by the coding sequence GTGAACGAGCCGCTTGTCGTCGGCGCTGTCGCCTACACATCGAACGTCGTCACGATCTGGGAGGGGTTGCGCGACTACTTCGCGGCGAGCCCCGCCCCCATGGATTTCGTGCTGTTCTCCAACTACGCGAGCCAGGTACGGGCGTTGCTGGACGGCACGATCGACGTCGCCTGGAACACCAATCTGGCCTGGGTGCGCACGGTCGGCCGCACCGAGGGCGCGTGCAGGGCGCTGGCGATGCGCGACACCGACGCGGTGTTCCAGAGTCTGTTCGTCGCCAGACCGGGCAGCGGGCTCGCCGGGTTGGCCGACCTCAACGGCAGGCGGCTGGCGCTCGGTTCTCGCGACTCGGCCCAGGCTGCGATCCTGCCGGTGCACTACCTGTCCGAGGCCGGTCTCGACGTGCGGGACGTCGAACTGCTGCGCAACGACAGTGACGTGGGCAAACACGGCGACACCGGCCGCAGCGAGCTGGACGCGTTGCGCGCCGTGCTCGACGACCGTGCCGACGCCGCGGTGGTCGGCGGCAACACCTGGGAGGCGATCGGGCGCGAGCGACTGATGCCCGGCGCGTTCGAGGTGTTCTGGGAATCTCCCACCTACTCGCACTGCAACTTCACGGCACTGCCCCACGTCGGTGAGGAGCGCACCCGACCGTGGGTGGAGTGGTTGTTCGCGATGGACTGGGACAACCCGGATCACCGGCCGATCCTGGAGCTGGAAGGGCTGCGCCGGTGGATACCGCCTCGGTTGGAGGGTTACGAGTCGCTGTTCGCGGCCGTGCGCGCGCAGGGAGTGCCACAGTGGTGGTGA
- the efeO gene encoding iron uptake system protein EfeO, giving the protein MNVSHKSIAAATAAALLLLLAACGEQEGAADADASDAIAVKAGDSSCEVATTTAKAGKLTFEVTNEGSKVTEFYLYGEGDRIMGEVENISPGLTRRLIVDVRRAGTYQTACKPGMRGEGIRGDFEVTGQAGAQQDRGGHLAAATRSYKAYVDAEVEKLVPRTKEFAEAVKAGDVERAKSLFPVARTHWERIEPVAESFADLDPKIDGREDVLGEGMAFTGFHRLEKDLWVSGPRPDSARIAEQLVADVEELASRTRGIELTPVALANGAKELLDEVATGKITGEEDRYSHTDLWDFQANVDGSKAAIDALRPAILQRDARLPATLDTRFAELNRLLDKHRDGDGFRRYTDLSRQEVRELASAVDALGEPVSKVAEVVAS; this is encoded by the coding sequence GTGAACGTGTCACACAAGTCCATCGCCGCGGCCACGGCGGCGGCCCTGCTGCTCCTGCTCGCCGCATGCGGCGAGCAGGAGGGTGCCGCCGATGCCGACGCGTCCGACGCCATCGCGGTCAAGGCAGGTGACTCGAGCTGCGAAGTGGCCACCACGACAGCGAAGGCCGGCAAGCTCACCTTCGAGGTCACCAACGAGGGAAGCAAGGTCACCGAGTTCTACCTCTACGGCGAGGGTGACCGGATCATGGGAGAGGTCGAGAACATCTCCCCCGGGCTGACCCGCAGGCTCATCGTCGACGTACGCCGAGCGGGCACTTACCAGACGGCCTGCAAGCCGGGCATGCGCGGCGAGGGAATCCGAGGCGACTTCGAGGTCACCGGCCAGGCGGGCGCACAGCAGGACCGCGGCGGGCACCTGGCCGCCGCGACGCGCAGCTACAAGGCCTACGTCGACGCGGAGGTCGAGAAGCTGGTGCCGAGAACCAAGGAGTTCGCCGAGGCCGTCAAGGCGGGCGACGTCGAGCGAGCCAAGAGTCTCTTCCCGGTGGCTCGCACCCACTGGGAGCGCATCGAGCCGGTCGCGGAGAGCTTCGCCGACCTCGACCCCAAGATCGACGGTCGCGAGGACGTGCTGGGAGAGGGCATGGCCTTCACCGGCTTCCACCGGCTGGAGAAGGATCTGTGGGTGAGCGGGCCGCGACCCGACTCCGCGCGCATCGCCGAGCAGTTGGTCGCCGACGTCGAGGAACTGGCGAGCAGGACGCGCGGCATCGAGTTGACGCCGGTGGCGCTAGCCAACGGTGCCAAGGAACTCCTCGACGAGGTCGCCACCGGCAAGATCACCGGCGAGGAGGACAGGTACTCCCACACCGATCTGTGGGACTTCCAGGCCAATGTGGATGGTTCGAAGGCAGCGATCGACGCGCTGCGCCCCGCGATCCTGCAACGCGACGCGCGACTGCCGGCCACGCTGGACACCAGGTTCGCCGAGCTGAACCGGCTGCTCGACAAGCATCGTGACGGCGACGGCTTCCGCCGCTACACCGACCTGTCGCGGCAGGAGGTGCGTGAGCTGGCCTCGGCGGTGGACGCGCTGGGCGAGCCGGTGAGCAAGGTGGCCGAGGTGGTGGCGAGCTGA
- a CDS encoding 3-hydroxyacyl-CoA dehydrogenase, with translation MDISNGVALVTGGASGLGLATVRELHGKGAKIVVVDLPSSQGATIADELGDGVVFAPADVTDEAQVAAALDAAERLGTLRAVVNCAGIGNAFKTVGKSGAFPLADFTKVVHVNLIGTFNVIRLAAERMARAEPEGEERGVVVNTASVAAFDGQIGQAAYSASKGGIVGMTLPIARDLATLRIRVVTIAPGLFHTPLFATLPDEAIASLGAQVPHPSRLGDPAEFAALALHIVENPMLNGETIRLDGAIRMAPR, from the coding sequence ATGGACATCAGCAACGGGGTCGCCCTGGTCACCGGTGGCGCGTCGGGTCTCGGCCTCGCGACCGTGCGGGAACTGCACGGCAAAGGCGCGAAGATCGTCGTGGTCGACCTGCCGTCGTCGCAGGGCGCGACCATCGCCGACGAACTCGGAGACGGTGTCGTGTTCGCACCTGCCGACGTCACCGACGAGGCACAGGTGGCGGCGGCGCTGGACGCCGCGGAGCGGCTCGGCACGCTGCGCGCGGTGGTGAACTGCGCGGGCATCGGCAACGCCTTCAAGACCGTCGGCAAGTCGGGTGCCTTCCCGCTGGCCGACTTCACCAAGGTCGTGCACGTCAACCTGATCGGCACCTTCAACGTCATCCGGCTGGCCGCCGAGCGCATGGCCAGGGCCGAGCCGGAGGGGGAGGAACGCGGTGTCGTCGTCAACACCGCTTCGGTCGCCGCGTTCGACGGGCAGATCGGGCAGGCCGCCTACTCCGCATCCAAGGGCGGCATCGTCGGCATGACGTTGCCGATCGCCCGTGACCTGGCCACACTGCGGATCAGGGTGGTCACGATCGCACCGGGACTGTTCCACACCCCGTTGTTCGCCACCCTGCCGGACGAGGCGATCGCCTCCCTCGGCGCGCAGGTGCCCCACCCGTCCCGGCTCGGTGACCCCGCGGAGTTCGCCGCGCTCGCCCTGCACATCGTCGAGAACCCCATGCTCAACGGCGAGACGATCCGGTTGGACGGAGCCATCCGGATGGCGCCGCGCTGA
- the fadE16 gene encoding Rv1679 family acyl-CoA dehydrogenase, producing MNAATEKLFPLLEPVLALARRHASEVDGEARFPTESVLALRESGLLGLTVPAESGGLGCGPLEFAEVVSALAAECGSTAMIYLMHVSATMPLARAAPAAMPGLLSDVATGKVLASLALSERGSRSHFWAPVSRAVAKGGMLRVRAEKSWVTSAGHADIYVASTLTEGADTVDLVTIPATTPGVTVSGDWHGLGLRGNASAPVTLDVELPSTARLGGAGGGFELLMETVLPWFNLGNAAVSTGLARAATDAAITHATAATFEHLEQSLSALPTIRAQLARMSIEVTGMRAMLRQTADALARQGEDTMLHVLGSKAAANDAALRVTDAAMRVCGGAAFSQHLGIDRYFRDARAGHVMAPTADALYDFYGKAVTGQPLF from the coding sequence GTGAACGCCGCGACCGAGAAGCTTTTCCCGCTGCTGGAACCGGTGCTGGCACTGGCACGCAGGCATGCCTCCGAGGTCGACGGCGAGGCGCGTTTCCCCACCGAGTCGGTGCTGGCACTGCGGGAATCGGGGCTGCTGGGGCTCACCGTGCCGGCCGAGTCCGGCGGGCTCGGCTGCGGGCCACTCGAGTTCGCCGAGGTGGTCAGCGCGCTTGCGGCCGAGTGCGGCTCCACCGCGATGATCTACCTGATGCACGTCAGCGCCACCATGCCGCTGGCGCGGGCCGCGCCTGCCGCCATGCCCGGACTGCTGTCCGATGTGGCCACCGGCAAGGTGCTGGCCTCGCTCGCCCTGTCGGAGCGTGGTTCGCGGTCACACTTCTGGGCACCGGTTTCTCGTGCGGTGGCCAAGGGTGGCATGTTACGGGTGCGCGCCGAGAAGAGCTGGGTGACCTCTGCCGGGCACGCCGACATCTACGTGGCCTCCACACTGACCGAGGGTGCCGACACCGTCGACCTGGTGACGATCCCGGCGACGACTCCTGGCGTCACCGTGTCGGGTGATTGGCATGGGCTCGGCCTGCGCGGCAACGCGTCGGCGCCCGTCACGCTGGACGTGGAACTGCCCAGTACCGCACGCCTCGGCGGGGCGGGTGGCGGGTTCGAGCTGCTGATGGAAACCGTGCTGCCGTGGTTCAACCTCGGCAACGCGGCCGTGTCGACAGGACTGGCACGTGCGGCCACCGACGCCGCGATAACGCACGCCACCGCGGCGACCTTCGAGCACCTCGAGCAAAGCCTTTCCGCACTGCCGACCATCCGTGCCCAGCTGGCGCGGATGTCGATCGAGGTCACCGGCATGCGAGCGATGCTGCGGCAGACCGCTGATGCGCTGGCACGGCAAGGCGAGGACACGATGCTGCACGTACTCGGCAGCAAAGCCGCCGCCAACGACGCCGCGCTGCGGGTGACCGACGCGGCGATGCGGGTGTGCGGCGGCGCCGCCTTCTCCCAGCACCTCGGCATCGACCGCTACTTCCGCGACGCCAGGGCTGGACACGTGATGGCTCCCACGGCCGACGCGCTCTACGACTTCTACGGCAAGGCCGTGACCGGCCAGCCACTCTTCTGA
- a CDS encoding NAD(P)H-dependent flavin oxidoreductase, with translation MVRTRFCEVFGVDYPIVQGGMQWVGRAELVAAVANAGGLGFITALTQPSPEDLVAEIARCRDMTDKPFGVNLTILPSINPPPYAEYRDAIIESGVPVVETAGFNPAEHLPAFAEGGVKVLHKCTSVRHAVKAQELGVDGISIDGFECAGHPGEDDVPGLVLVPAAAERINIPLIASGGFGDARGLVAALALGADGINMGTRFVATVEAPVHDNVKRRLVEATERDTELIFRQLRNTARVARNTVSTKVVSRLAAGGTFEDVRDLVAGTRGRKVLEVGDLELGIWTAGQVQGIIHDIPTVAELIDRIVTGARELINDRLAAAVR, from the coding sequence ATGGTGCGCACCAGGTTCTGTGAGGTCTTCGGGGTCGATTACCCGATCGTCCAAGGCGGGATGCAGTGGGTTGGCAGGGCCGAGTTGGTGGCCGCTGTCGCCAACGCGGGTGGCCTCGGCTTCATCACCGCGCTCACCCAGCCTTCGCCCGAGGACCTGGTCGCGGAGATCGCCCGATGCAGGGACATGACCGACAAGCCGTTCGGCGTGAACCTGACGATCCTGCCCTCCATCAACCCGCCGCCGTACGCCGAGTACCGCGACGCGATCATCGAGTCGGGCGTGCCGGTGGTGGAGACCGCCGGCTTCAACCCCGCCGAGCACCTGCCCGCCTTCGCCGAGGGCGGGGTCAAGGTGCTGCACAAGTGCACCAGCGTCCGGCACGCCGTGAAGGCGCAGGAACTGGGCGTGGACGGCATCTCCATCGACGGGTTCGAGTGCGCGGGTCACCCCGGCGAGGACGACGTTCCCGGCCTCGTGCTCGTCCCCGCCGCGGCCGAACGGATCAACATCCCGTTGATCGCCTCCGGGGGCTTCGGTGACGCACGCGGACTGGTGGCGGCCCTGGCTCTGGGGGCGGACGGGATCAACATGGGAACCCGGTTCGTCGCGACCGTGGAAGCTCCCGTACACGACAACGTCAAGCGCAGGCTCGTCGAAGCCACCGAGCGCGACACCGAACTGATCTTTCGGCAGCTGCGCAACACCGCACGCGTCGCGCGCAACACGGTCAGCACCAAAGTGGTGTCCCGGTTGGCCGCGGGCGGCACGTTCGAGGATGTGCGCGATCTCGTCGCGGGCACCCGCGGGCGCAAGGTGCTCGAAGTGGGCGACCTCGAACTCGGGATCTGGACCGCGGGTCAGGTGCAGGGAATCATTCACGACATCCCGACCGTCGCGGAGTTGATCGACCGAATCGTCACCGGCGCACGCGAGCTGATCAACGACCGGCTCGCGGCAGCGGTGCGCTGA
- a CDS encoding Rv1678 family membrane protein, whose protein sequence is MTLRPAEKAAATLGVAALLSALFALSPGSHLPYDFVQVRGRALVLLVVAGAVAVAGGLLAIRAVVVAAGAAFLAAAIAQLVQLGGNTNWLEGNGSTCSLLLGLGAGLLVVGLVPSRAPDESR, encoded by the coding sequence ATGACGCTGCGCCCAGCGGAGAAGGCGGCTGCGACGCTGGGAGTCGCGGCGCTGCTGAGCGCGTTGTTCGCGCTGTCCCCCGGCTCACACCTGCCCTACGACTTCGTACAGGTACGTGGTCGGGCACTGGTGCTGCTCGTCGTGGCCGGCGCGGTGGCGGTGGCGGGCGGACTGCTCGCCATCCGCGCCGTGGTGGTGGCGGCGGGCGCGGCGTTCCTCGCCGCGGCGATCGCACAACTGGTGCAACTGGGCGGTAACACGAACTGGCTCGAAGGCAACGGTTCCACCTGCTCCCTGCTGCTGGGACTGGGCGCCGGGTTGTTGGTGGTCGGCCTGGTTCCCAGCCGCGCGCCCGACGAATCCCGCTGA
- the efeU gene encoding iron uptake transporter permease EfeU: MLFSSTLIGLREGLEAALVVSILVAFLVRTDRRGALRWVWLGVSIAVVLSIAVGAVLTYTTAQLSFEQQELLGGALSIVAVAFVTGMIFWMRRASKSIAAELRGKLDDALKIGPAAVLVLSFLAVGREGLETAVFFYAAVQTAQGGTSQPLLGFAIGIAVAVALAYLLYRGAVRFDLGRFFTVTGVLLVFVAAGVLGYGLHDLQEARFLPGLDVLAFDASGVLPEDSWYGALLKGVFNYSQQTTVVQALAWIGYVAIVLTLFLRPDRETRRDTAPTAPATGSASTVKE, translated from the coding sequence ATGCTGTTCTCGAGCACCTTGATCGGGCTTCGCGAAGGGCTCGAAGCAGCGCTCGTGGTGAGCATCCTCGTGGCGTTCCTGGTGCGAACCGACCGCCGAGGCGCGCTGCGGTGGGTGTGGCTCGGCGTGTCGATCGCGGTCGTGCTCTCGATCGCGGTGGGAGCGGTGCTCACCTACACCACCGCCCAACTCTCCTTCGAGCAACAGGAACTGCTCGGCGGAGCACTGTCCATCGTGGCCGTCGCCTTCGTGACCGGAATGATCTTCTGGATGCGCAGGGCATCGAAGAGCATCGCCGCCGAACTGCGGGGCAAACTCGACGACGCGCTCAAGATCGGCCCAGCCGCCGTGCTGGTGCTGTCCTTCCTCGCCGTGGGTCGGGAAGGGCTGGAAACGGCCGTCTTCTTCTACGCGGCCGTGCAGACCGCCCAGGGCGGGACCAGCCAACCGCTGCTCGGCTTCGCGATCGGCATCGCGGTGGCCGTCGCCCTGGCCTACCTGTTGTACCGGGGCGCCGTGCGGTTCGATCTCGGCCGGTTCTTCACCGTCACCGGCGTGCTGCTGGTCTTCGTCGCCGCCGGGGTGCTCGGCTACGGCCTGCACGACCTGCAGGAGGCCCGATTCCTGCCGGGCCTTGACGTGCTGGCGTTCGACGCCTCCGGCGTGCTGCCGGAGGACAGCTGGTACGGCGCCCTGCTGAAGGGCGTCTTCAACTACTCGCAACAGACCACGGTGGTACAGGCGCTCGCCTGGATCGGCTATGTCGCCATCGTGCTGACGCTTTTCCTGCGGCCGGACCGCGAAACGCGGCGCGACACCGCGCCCACCGCCCCGGCCACAGGTTCGGCCAGCACAGTCAAGGAGTGA